The Stenotrophomonas sp. ZAC14D1_NAIMI4_1 DNA segment GACTGCTTGATGGTCGCTTTCATGGTGCCCTCTCTCATCAGTGATACATCGGGTGGTGGGTACTGCTCACGGGTTGCCCTGGACGACCAGGCCAAGCACGTTGGCCGTGTCGTTGCGGGCTCCCGCGATCTGATTGAGTTGCAGGACACCGTCGAAGCCCCGCAGTGCCGACGCGGAAACGCCGACACTACGGATACCCGCCGCAACACCGTCGCCGGTGTCGCCCTGCCCCCCTGTTGACGCGATGTCCGACGCCGCCAAAGCCGCGTCGTCGGTCTCGCGTATCCCTTGCCGGGCCAGCGTCGCGCTGACGACGTTGAGCGTCGTGTTGGCGATGCCGCTGGTCTGGTTGATCGATGCGATGCCACTGGCGCCTTCCAGCGCCTGGCCTTCGATATGTGCGCTGGCCTGCAGCGGCCCGGACAGCACCACGTCGGCATGGCGCTGCTGGCGTGCGGCGATGGCGACGTTGGCCTGGTCGCCGGTTGCCATGCCCTGCAGGTTGGCCTGGATGTTCAGGTCGCCGCTGGCCTGGTTGACCATGATGGCGCCGCTGGCACCAGCCAGCGCGCGGTCGCCGATGCGGGCCACGTCCAGGTAGGACAGCATGCCGCTGTAGTCATCGGCCCAGGCCAGGGCCGGCGCAGCCGCCAGCACCAGCAGCAGCGCGCCACGTGCCGCGCGCTTCACTTGCCACCGCCCTGCGGCGCAGCCGCACCGAGCGGGAACTGTGCCAGCGCGCCGCGTACGGTGTCGCCGATGCCGCGGGTGGTATTGCCGACCGCACCCAGCGGGCCGCTCATCGCGCCGCCCAGGGCATTGCCGCCGAGCGCGCCGTCACTGGAACGGCCCAGGGTGCCGCCGAGTGCCTGGTGGGTCACCCGCTCCACGGTGGTGCCACCGGGCGCGGCCAGGTGGCCGGTCTGGCCCGCGCCGAGCCCGGCATAGTCGTCATCGCTCAGTTCGTCCATGCCGCTGGAGCCGCCGCCGCTGCCGCTGCCGAGTGCGGTGGCGATCTCATGCTGCGGTTTGGGGTCGGCGATCAACGCCATGCCGGGCGGCGCCATGCGATAGGCCGGACGTGCGGCCACATCCCGCAGCAGGACGATTTCGCCCGGCTGCGGCTTCACACCCTGGCGTGCACCGGAGGCGGCGGCCGCCAGCGGGCAGGCCAGGGCCAGCAGCAGCGCCAGCTGCCGGACCGAGGAACCGAGATGGGTGGTGCTGCTGTCCATGCCGCTCTCCCGTTGCGTATGCGCAGGGACAGAGCAGCTTCCGTGCCAACTTCCAAACGCCTTGGTAGCAAGCGGTTCAGCCAGTTGCAGGGCGGTGGATTGCCAGCAGGGTGTTACAGAGTCGTTCGGATTTCGTTTGCCTTAACGTGCAGGAAACAACGCTGCACAAGGCCCGGCGGGGGCTGTATCAGCGGTGTTACAGGTGCTGATACAGCCCGTTGCAGTGCCGCTTCAGCTACGCGGCGGCGTCGGGTCGGGATCGTCCAGGCCGACATTGGTGGACGGGTTGTCGTACACCGCCTGGTCGAGCAGGCCGGTTTCCTTGGCCACCAGCACCGGCACCAGCATCTGGCCGGTCACGTTCGTCATCGTGCGCATCATGTCCAGGATGCGGTCGATCGCGTACAGGTAGCCGATGGTTTCCAGCGGCAGGTTGGCCGCACTCAGCACCACGGTGGCCATGATGACCGCCGTGCCCGGTACGCCGGCGGTGCCGAAGCTGCCCAGCACCGAAGCGATCAGCACCACCACGTACTGCTCGGGCGTCAGCGGCACGCCGCTGTACTGGGCGATGAACACCGCGCACAGCGCCGGGTAGATCGCACCACAGCCGTCCATCTTGATGCTTGCGCCCAGCGGCACCGCGAACGAACCGTAATCCTTGTTCACGCCCAGGTTGTGGGTGATCGAACGCAATGCCACCGGCATCGCGGCGAAGCTGGACGAGCTGACGAACGCCACCTGCATGCCCGGCGCCGCACCGCGGAAGAACTTCAGCGGATTCAGCCCGTGCGACAGCAGCAACGCGCTGTAGACCACCACGATGTGCAGCGCACAGGCCACGTACAGCGCCAGCACGAAATGGCCCAGCGGCAGCAGCTTCTCGAAGCCGTAGCTGCCGACCAGGCCGGCGATCAGGCCGAACGTACCGATCGGGGTGACTTCCAGCACGAAGCGGGTCACCTGGATCATGATGTCGCTCATCTGCCCGACCAGCTTGCGCGCTTCGGTCACCTTCTCGCCGAGCTTGACGATGGCGAAACCCACCAGGCCGGCGAAGAAGATCACAGGCAGGATCGAACCGCGGCCGGCGGCCAGCACGGTTTCGCCTGCGGCATTGACCTTGGTGCCGATGCCCGACAGCGCATAGAACACGTTGGACGGCACCACGTCCAGCAGCACCTGCACCACGCTGGGCACTTCGCGCGGCACGTAGTTGTTGGCCATCGACAGCTGCAGGCCACCGGCACCAGGCTGCAGCACGGTGCCCACGCCCAGGCCCACGCACACCGCCAGCGCGGCGGTGATGACGAACCACAGGAAGGTGCGGCCACTGAGCGCGGCGACCGACTTCTGGCCGTGCAGCGAGGAGATGGCGTTGATGACCGCGAAGAACACCAGCGGTACCGCGATCATCTTGATGAGGGTGACGTACAGTTCGCCGAGCGGGCCGAACCAGGTTTCAGCGGCCGGGCCAAGCGCCCAGCCCGCCAGCGCGCCGAGCACGAAGCCACCGACCACGCGCTGCCAGAATGGAATCCGCAGCCAGGCAGAGACCAGCTTCATAGGCAATCCAGGGGGGAAGGAAGGGATGCTGGCACGATAGCCCAAGCGGGCGGGCGGTACGACCGCCCCACCGGCAAACAGTGTGTCATCGGCGTGCATTGCAGGGTTGGGCATAATGAACGCCCCGTTACACTTTGTGAGATCCCAGCGTCCATGCGTCGTTCCGTCTCCCTGTTGGCCGCCTGCGCCACCACCCTGCTGCTGGGCGCCTGCGCCAGCACCACCCCCGCCTCCGCCCCGGCCGGCCTGAAGGTCGCCGTTGATCCCGTCGCCCACCCGGCCGGCGAGACCCCGCAGTGGTGGTACCGCAGCGGCGCCGCCCAGGCGGCCGCCAATGGCGCGATGTCCGGCAAGGCCAAGAACGTCATCCTGTTCCTGGGTGACGGCATGAGCCTGACCACCGTCGCTGCCTCGCGCATCTACGAAGGCCAGCAGAAGGGCGGTTCGGGCGAAGAGAACCTGCTGTCCTGGGAGCGCTTCCCGGCCACGGCGTTCAGCAAGACGTACAACACCGATTCACAGACGCCGGACTCGGCCGGCACCATGACCGCCATCACCACCGGCGTGAAGACCCACATGGGCGCGATCGGCGTCAGCGCCGGCAGCCGCAGCGACTGCGCCGACAGCCTGTCCAAGGGCCTGCTGACCTGGCTGCAGCTGGCCGACAGCGCCGGCCTGGCCACCGGCATCGTCTCCACCGCGCGCCTGACCCATGCCACCCCGGCGGCAACCTACGCGCACTCGCC contains these protein-coding regions:
- a CDS encoding dicarboxylate/amino acid:cation symporter — translated: MKLVSAWLRIPFWQRVVGGFVLGALAGWALGPAAETWFGPLGELYVTLIKMIAVPLVFFAVINAISSLHGQKSVAALSGRTFLWFVITAALAVCVGLGVGTVLQPGAGGLQLSMANNYVPREVPSVVQVLLDVVPSNVFYALSGIGTKVNAAGETVLAAGRGSILPVIFFAGLVGFAIVKLGEKVTEARKLVGQMSDIMIQVTRFVLEVTPIGTFGLIAGLVGSYGFEKLLPLGHFVLALYVACALHIVVVYSALLLSHGLNPLKFFRGAAPGMQVAFVSSSSFAAMPVALRSITHNLGVNKDYGSFAVPLGASIKMDGCGAIYPALCAVFIAQYSGVPLTPEQYVVVLIASVLGSFGTAGVPGTAVIMATVVLSAANLPLETIGYLYAIDRILDMMRTMTNVTGQMLVPVLVAKETGLLDQAVYDNPSTNVGLDDPDPTPPRS